Proteins from one Vulgatibacter sp. genomic window:
- a CDS encoding response regulator has translation MRRVLLLEDDLDLREGLADLLQIMGAEEVVAAASFDDLVAQGDRALGSDVAFLDVNLGANVPSGVDAFRWLQDHGFEGRVVFLTGHARSHPLVKAAKELGVLVVEKPVGGETLEELAAGA, from the coding sequence ATGCGCCGGGTTCTGCTACTCGAAGACGATCTCGACCTCCGCGAGGGGCTCGCCGATCTGCTCCAGATCATGGGAGCGGAGGAGGTGGTCGCCGCGGCTTCGTTCGACGATCTGGTGGCGCAGGGCGATCGGGCCCTCGGGAGCGACGTGGCCTTCCTCGACGTGAACCTGGGCGCCAACGTGCCGAGCGGCGTGGACGCCTTCCGCTGGCTCCAGGACCACGGCTTCGAGGGGCGGGTGGTCTTCCTCACCGGCCACGCCCGTTCGCATCCGCTGGTGAAGGCGGCGAAGGAGCTCGGCGTGCTGGTGGTGGAGAAGCCGGTGGGCGGCGAGACCCTCGAGGAATTGGCGGCGGGAGCATGA